The Cryptomeria japonica chromosome 2, Sugi_1.0, whole genome shotgun sequence region GCTTTTCCAGCACCGTCATTGCAGGGATCTCCATTCATGCCCGTCATACTTGGGACATTGTGCCTCTCATAACCGGGACGTCCAGTATATGAGTCTCCATCAATTTATTCGAAGGATCTACTTCCTGCAGCAAGATCTTTTGTTATTAATAGTTATAGAGGAGAGGGATTAGTAGGTGTCGTTTAATTTCGTCAATTTCGTCAACATATAGTCTGTACATGGAATATCGTAAGGcttttcttttggagaaatatACTTAACTATCTACAAGGTTTGAAGGTATGACTTATCATGTAACTCATTCTTACATTTTTTGGGGAAATGTAAACTTAACTATCTATAACTAAGGTTTGAAGGTACGACTCACCATATAACTCATCAAAATAACACGTCTAATGTGAAGTGTCCTAAAAATGACTTATACAAGTTtcaccaaaacttaatctaaaaatccctaacagtttaataaaatataattatttattattagtaGAATATTATATTTCTATGCAAAATATGACAATTTATAACAACTTACATCAACCAAAATTTTGCTTCTTTCAATTAAACAAGATTTAAGGTAATTTTATATTTAATACTGAAAAATAAACATTAGAGATAGTTTATATTTAATACTAGTCGTTATTCATTATTTCCCATTGCCAAAACATTGAAATTATTGCCCAAGACTTGTATAAAATGACACCACCCTTAGATCATTTGGATCATGAACTAACCAATCATATGTCCATCATTAAGATAATTCAACACAATTTATATGTCATTAAGTGATCAACATCATTCATTACTGAGTCATTtacatcaacaaattcaaccttcaCATTGATAAATAAAACCCTAGCTCTTTCACTAGGTCACCCTAACATCCATTGTGTTACGTTTGGCCACAAATCCTCAAGATTAAGCAAATTAACACTTGGTGCTTAGTGTCTTCTAACTTTATCAACATCATTAAATTGATGAACAAGGCTTTATTAAAGAAAAAGGAAGGAAATAATTTGCCTACTTGCTACTATAGCAAGTTTCAACAATGTTTCTCAACACCACCAAGTTTTTCATTGCAAGTTACAGGCTTAGGTAAAAGTCATTTGCAAGTATTAAGCATATAAAGGAAAAGGTCAAATTTGTAGAAAATGTTCAAAACCACAAATGTAGAGACCAAATATGTAGCTACAGAATTGATTCTAGTTCCTACACAATAATAGTTTTCGTAGAGCATATATGTCTTAGTCTATTTATTTAGGATCTAGTTTTAGGAATTGGGTGACATTTTCCATCatattcttttcaatcttgtctttgACACTAAGGATACACATTTAATATTCTTTTATCTATGTCATATTTCAAATTTAACCATGAACAAATTCATATCCCAACTTTGTATCTAAGGTAAATTCTCTTATTATGATGATGCAAGCATTTATTTACCCTAGATATTTATGTATCTACGCAACTTTATTTCCTTACATTGAATGGTGAACATGACATTTGAAGTCCTCTTGGATTTGAGCCCTAAGGATTTGACCTTCTTTgtatttctaatattttttattgtgtatatcatttgaaatctaattatcattaattagggttaggatccACCTTCACTTgcagcacttattgattttattaattaGGTCTTGAGATTTTGTTACTTTCCACCTTTGTGATCCTTGGACAGTTATCTTTGCTTGTGCACTTTCATCGATAAAATTTAACATGGATGTGTTTCCCACTTTTTAACTAAGCTCACTCAATGTGCTGTCATGTTTTATGATGGTACATCATCTATGGAGGTCTATCATAGTGACTAAGTCCTTACTTCAACTCTATATTCATTTCATAAATATAGGGGTTTTGGTTCATTGCAGGTGGGCTATGGTTTTGTTGTGTAAAGGGTTTCAAGGTCCCTTTAAAGTCTTTTTTTTCTCAATCAAGAATAAATTATCAAGTTGTAAAACAATAATGTTAATCTCATTAACACCTCTATGACACCATGAATAAACTTTTGTGTAGGTGCCTTAAGCGGAGGTAAGTTATCTATCATTTTGAAAAAATATGAATATTATGCAAGTGGAAAttttcattagaatagatttaatAAATTATTGACTTAATTAGATAAACTAGCACTTGCATCGGCAATAGTTAAGCCTATTGTAATTTATACaaaatgtttttaaaatatataaaaacgATTAATTTAAGAAATTGAATACATTCACTAATGATTGTTGAGATGTCTTTTTTTGTCGTTGATGTTGATCTTATGAAGATGACCTTGCAATCCATTGGAATAGATTTGTACAAAATAAAATTTCAAGACTTAAATTTATGTATTGTATATAGTCAAAGTTTTGTAATAGGAATTGATTAAAGTAAATATAGTTCAGATGAGAATTAAAGTCTAGTGGACATTGGTTGTTGGTTTTTATTTCTTCATAGTTGTTGTTGACTACTCATAGATGAGTTTGTCGCGTATTGAAGTTTCTACGCAATGCAAATTTGGAAAAGTGGAATTCATGTGCATCTTGGTTGCAAGTTTTGTTCAtgtttatgaattgtattgtattgttatgGAAATCATGGGTTACAATATTTTGATCCCATTTGTTGTTGTTATCAAATTCACGTCCGCCAAGTTTTTCAAGTTCATATAGGTTGACATTCTTTATAAGTCCCATTTGTGAAAATGAATCCCATTCATTCATTTCTATTGTGTTCCTTATGTTCATTGTCATTATCACTATCTTCTTCCTCTTCGAAGTAAGCTTCCACTTTGGCACTACGATTGATGCGTCTTCATCATATTTGTTTGTGTTCATTTGATTCCAATTTACAATTATTTTATCTTTAGTAAGCCCTATTTCGATTTGTATGTCACCAAAATGCTTGTATAAGAGTAGCTCGCTCCAACAAAATGTTTCAAAATGTTTTGAGTCTTCCTTTGGAATGTTGTAGAACGCTAGAAAAACATTGACAATGGCAATACAATTTTAAGATGTTCTCTCCACTTTTGATGCATAATTGACAATGTATTTCTGAACAAGTGTTCATGAGATGTCAAATTGGAAATCTATATTGGCTCTCCATATCGAAATCATTTCAGGTTTGTGTATGTTTAACCAATCATCACTTCTTGCAAATTCATATTACTTCTCACCAGTATTGGCACATGATAAGGAAGAGATAATTTGTTCCTTCCCTAGAGCTTTGTAATTGCACTCTAGTTTTTTCCCCTTCTTGTGCAAGCATGTTCCCTCTTTGCATTTTGTATGCCTTTGGACATAATTGATTGTATTAGTAGTCATGTGAGTGATTTATATCAAATATATTTGTCACATTTAGTAAGTGTCGTTTCCATATGATGCGTCATGAGGGTTCCAAGCACTAACGTAGTGTCAAAGAATTTTCTTACTTTTTTGACTTCTACGTTGTTTTTCCAATCAAGTTTGTCCATGTCTGGTGAATTTTGAAGCCAAAGGAATCCATGCAAATGTGGAGTACCTCGATGTTGTTATTCATATCTATACAAATAATCTTTTGCATCGAGGAGTTTACCAATGACTTCCTCATAGAAGATTGTGAATCACTAATGTAGGTATAAGGATGTGGTATGAGGGTCATCAATTATGTTATCTAAGCAATGCTTATTTGTTTGCATTGTCAGTGTCATGTCATTTGAGAGTAGTTGTTGTAGATCCGGCCACATTGTCTTTGTTGCACTCAATGTGAAGAATAGAGTGGGTGAGCCTATTTGGTTGATCATGTTTGTTAGTTCAGCACAACGCTTGTTTTAGTGTGGTCTTGTACCTCTCATGGAAGATCCAAGATTCCAAAAAGCATAAGTTTCTCAACTATGTCAAGAAGATTTTTTAGGTGTGCACAAAGGTTTTCAATTGTGGTTGGTATATTTTCTTCTACATTTTTTTAACATGAGAACTATTGCAAGCACTTGGCTATGATGGTGCATCATAAGATTCAAGATAAAATATCAAACCTTCGGATGCCTTCCAAATATTTGGTCATGAAATCTCATCAAGTGCAATACATACTCATACATTTTCACTTCCCTAGTTCGTTGTTGCATTTGTAGTGCATTTCCATTTGGAAAGAGTGTGGGAAATGCCATATTGAACAAGCCCTCAATATTATATTCATTTATTTGAGATGAACTTATTTTAGGCTAGTCAATAATGTtatttgtgtcatcttcaagttcTAGTGTTTGCTTAATAATTTCTAGTTCACTGCATCTGTTTGGTAGTTTAGCCATAAATTTGGTCTTCATTAGAGTTTATTTTATAATTTAGTGTCACTATTTCTTTGTTACTTTCAATGGTGTGAAGCATGGTCAAAACGTTTGTTCTTGTTTCATGGATTTCTACTAAGTAGTCAATACTTATGGTAACATCATTATAGTATGGGTCATATTTGATTTTGTATTGCATTGCTTGTTTAACGACACTTTTACTTACATAATAGTCGTAATATTGTCCTTGTGTATGCAGTCTTCTTACTATGAGGACATCCACGATTTTTATTCTACGTGAAAGTACTTTTGCAATGTTCTTTAAGTCTTGTGGGAAGCAAATTGTGTGACCATTGTATTTGTATTAGCCTCCAAGAGTGTGGGTTACTTCTAATATTAAGTTTAGTTTTGCAATGAGATTTTCTTCCACTTGAATGAGTTTTTTCAAAGCAATAGGTTGTTCACCTAGGTACACATTGTTGAGTGATGAGAATCAATGATTTCATGGACTTGACCATAAACTACTTAAACCTAAAACCTATTTGATCTTTTGCTCACTTTTTTTTCCTTAgatgtttatttattaattatgattTCAACCACGTTACCAAATAACTTCACCAACAAAAAAAAGTCATCATATGATGCTATAAGTAAAAGGACTACTAACCACACCACTTTTAGAAGTGTTTATATAAACATTGTTTAAAACATAAGATGTCTAATGATGTagaagtgtgatctgaaacatttgatgcaaaaatatacacaattgaatccagaaattgCAACCAGAAAGATCATAGATTGTAGAAAACCTGATAGACTTAAACATAGATATCGTCTCTTTAATTCAAGAGGTACCTCATGCCTTACAGCTGTGAGTTACTAAAGCATTGCCCAATGACAGGCTACCGTCAAACTGAAAACTCGAAAACGATGATGCATTATCCCATCCCTGTgaacaaattgaaaaaatgagGCACTCTTATTTTCCAAGGCCCATAATGATTGATACGGACCAGAGACAGAGTTGCCACGTAACCGAATGAAATCAATGACATGTTTGTCGACCAAAAAAATGGTTTCGGGTCCTCTTTACAAGTAGAAATAAGAGAGAGGGAAGTGGGCTTCATAGCTTGACGCCTATCacagaggaagagaggaagaagagaagagaagagaagatgaAGAGCAGCGGACATCCCAAGCTCAAACGAAGAACGCCCAGCCCACCACCTTCTTCTCGgcgggagagagagaggggagaacaCTCCGAGAGGCGACACGCTGAGGAGGATGCCAACGCTTTCCCTACAACTTTGCTCGTTAGAAACCTCTCTCATGAAACAAGGTTCAATACTTTCTAATTTTTTCTTATCTCGTCTCATTTCTGGTTGTAGACGTGATTTTTCTAATTCTATAACCAGTTTAGCAGATGTTTTACGGGCTATGCCAAAAATGTTTAGATTTGTTGGAAGAAACAAACAAGGAACACATTCATCTATAACATGTTTTTCCGTTGAGTGATCATTGACCTTTCATTGTTTGGATTAGTAAAACAAGGTAGATAGGCTGTCTATTAAGATAATGATGTCCTGGTGTGTTCTAAAGGTTGGATAGCAGTTTCCGTCTGCTATGTTAGGTGTAGATTACCATTCTAAAGGAAATTTGGGTGCAGTCTGATCCATGTTATGAGTGAACCCATAACCCTTACAAAGCAACTTTTACTTTTTATTTTGTATGGAACAGTTAAGATCACATTCAGCGGTCTCTATTATCAGGAAGAAAAATGTACTACCAACTTTGGGGGAATAGACTATGTGTGACCAAAACTTTTTGATAAGATCACACTCAGCGGTCTATTATCAGGAAGAAAAATGTGCTACCAACTTTTGGGGGGATAGACTATGTATGACCAAAAATTTTTGATAAGATTTAGATGCGGTTCATATCTCCAATACTATTTCTTGACAACTTACTCCCAACTGAAACTATTGGCAAACATGAGCCCATGAAAACATTAGCCTTGCATCTTATAAGAAGGGACAAATAAACTAACAAATTATCAATAAATACCTCATCAAACAGTTTATGATTTGCATATTTTATCCAGATTTCAAATTTTGGTGTGCCACGTTccaaatatagatagatagagggatagagatatagatagagttTTAACGTTCAAAAGACTAAAAATATCGTATTCGGCAGTTAACCTTATTATTTTGGTTTTCTGCATTTAAATCCTTTTCCTGTTCAATAAGATGATAAGCGTTACCGTCTTGTTATATGTCTCCTTGCTGACTCTAATCTCCTTTGTAAGATTCTCGGTAAAATTAAGTGTGGTTCTTGTCTCCAATACTATTTTCCTTCAGTCATATTTTAGTATTTGAAGGTGTCATTTCTTCAATATCctctttttcatttttgtttttcagAGTTCTTTGTTGGGTTTTACTATCATCGATTATTAAGTGTTCAAATCTAGAATCTTTTATTTGTATGTCGGGTGTTTTTCTAACAGAAACATTTTGATAAGTAAGTTGTAGTTCAAGTGTAGTTTATTTCTCTAACATTGTAGTAAACTATTATAGAGTGGTTTTATGTGTATATTACAATTTTTGTTTCAGAACGATAAATACTTACTTTAGTAGTTGTCATTTcctcaatttcatttttttttccataATTTTTATTTGGTGTTTTTTATTGGGTTTTAGTATCTTAGATTAATAAGTTTTTAAGTCTAGGGTCCTTTTGATAAGCTCCTTCTTGTAATTCAAGCGTACTTTATTTGCCAAAATTATAGTAAAATATTATAGAGTGGCTTCATGTGTATTATTACAATTTTTATTTTAGAACAACAAATAGGTTATTTTGAAATATTAAGTCTAAAAAATTATAACAATTATAATTTAGGATACAAAATTGCAATGATCTAGTTAAAGTTAAATATGTAGTAACTTTTATTTTGAAGATTCTAAGATGTGATATTATCATGAATATGTTGTAGAGAGCAAATAATTTATCATAAAATGTTCAAATGCTCTCTTAGAAAGATAATATGAAATACATATAtccaataaaatcaataaataTTCACAATGAACTGAGAATGAAAAAAAAAAGCAATAAAATATCCCTCTAAACTAATAACACTAAACCCTTATAGTTACAAATAGAGATATAAAAACTTAAGAGCTTGCTTATAAGCTTTCCTGCACAAGACTAAAATCCTAGTTCTACAATCTTCTTCTTCACATAAAGAGGAAGAACTTTTTAACCCAAAAAAACGAGTTCATGACCACAACTTATTCCTAGATTTCTCCTACAAAACTTTCTAAATTCTCATACATCAATAAATCTTGGCAATAGAATGCCATGTCAATAACAGCTCACCTAAGTAGCTTTCAGTTTTGAGGGTTACTGTTGCCAAAGTTGTTCTTGACGGTCAGAATGGCCTTTCCACTGTCATGAGCAGCCATTTAATTCTAACGAAATTCCCTACTCCACTTTGCGTGCCATGTAAACTATTATACTTCAGTTCCAAGTACAGTTGTCAACAGAAAGCTACAAACACTTCTGAAATGGAATCCATGTTAATTGCAAACTCGTTTGGATTTTTTAAGGTACACAATCGTGTGACAATACAAAAGTAGATCAGTCCCTACACAGAATAAATGGCCTCTTCAATTTTGTGCCTTCCCAGATAACTTACAGAGAATAATAAGGCACATTATTGATGTTTGCAGACTGAAGTTTGTACATTCCAAGAAAGTGAACCTTTAGTGACAATATTTTATTCCTCCTTCCTTTCAATATATAGCCTCCAGCGCTACCCCTAGTTAATGGAATTTGCTTTAGTTTTGGTAGGTTAtttttggtttgttcttatttgaaATATATTAATAAATGTGAATAGGTCTTTAGTttgctggtgaagttgaatggtttttAATGAGTCTGTTAGAGATCATCAAGTCTTGCTGAATGTAAGGCTCCCACAACATAAGGGATGGGGCCGGTATGGTGTCATGGATGAATATGGTGGAATGGAGATCCCTTAGTCTTTGGCTCTTAGTCGAAGAGGATTCAGCCAAATCGAATAAAGAGAATGATATCACTTTGGTTAATCAAGGATTTGGAGCATTCATCTCATCAAAGTCGTCTGAAACATGATCTAAATTTCATCTCACATATTATACTTTTAGAAGTTTGAATTTTAATGAATGacataatcaagaaacatatcatcaccctcaccaattgtTCTTCATTGTTTAAACTATAAacctttaataaatatatttattttactaaaagattaaaaataaaagatatattttaaaattaaaatttttcaatttaattttaattgatttattttaattttagttaaAACTGAATTGAaacaattttataaaaaatataccAAAATGACTTCCAAATCACTTCCCCTTTTTTAACTCTCTTACAACAtctcaaaaaataaaatagaaacaatatattTACTTATAATTTGAACTCAAAATACACTGCTTtaaagttaaaataaatcattcattGATTAGCTTATTTCAAATTTGATAGTGCAATCTTAGAGCTGTAGTAGGATATGAGTCTGTCAAACTAAGAATTGCGATGATTTTGTCTATTTCATTGATTAATTGATTTTACGTTTGATAGGTATATGGATCAAAGTACAATTGTAATTGTGTTTGTGGTGAGAATATTGGAAATTAGATTTCGATATAAaagtttttcaaattaaaaaatttcaactcAAAAGGTCAATAAAATGGACTATTATAAAAATAACGATAAGAACTCAAGattaatcaagttgttttgttgaGAAAAGATTACAAAACTAAGTCAATGTTTGAGTTATATGACTCTTAAAAGTATTAATGAAGTATCATAGACTACACTCAAATACTTATGAACTACCTCATTATTTTATTTACTAGAGAGTTATTTATATTTAACTTTATAataattcaaaaattattttattctTAGCCTTTTAGTGGAAAAGCACTTTGTATGCATATAAGAATTATTACTTATCCAAAAACACTTAAAATTGCAtgctaattttaattatttttgttgttatttatgttttttatgatAGAAGATCAGTTTTTGAAAACACTCAAACCCTTGTACAATGAAACAACCAACATGGAAACAAAATGAGTACCATACAAATGGGACAAACCAAACAACCTGTTAAAATAAATCAAGACACAATTGCAACTCAACTACAAAGCACAaccaaagaaagaaacaatagagaaCCTAGAGAACCCAAGCATCCAAACTAGACTATTTTATACCTAACCCTATTCAATCTCACCCCATTGACTCTAGTATGAGATTACGAGACATATTTGGGAAGACCTTTCTTTTGTCTTTATATAGTTgttataaaaatattatcatccTCGAAAGTCTCGTAATTAGGAGAAGTGGGGAAGATTCTTCCATACAGTGTCATCTATGTGCATAGTAGAAGCAAAAGGACTTAAAGCTAGAGTACCCAAACATTGAATAACCACCTTATGAGTAGGCTAAAACAAATCTCAATTCACTGGCACAATAAGGTAggtcatcaaagcaatagattgtTAGGAGTCACCAATACTAGTTAATGGAGCAACAAGAGTGATACTTGCCGAAGTTGCACCATTTGAACATCAGATTCAACATCTTAAGAGGAAGGACACAACATCCTAATAGGAATCATCAATCAAAGAGTTAAATGCATGAATAGTTATGTGATCTTCTCATGCATTCTTCCATGATATCATTGTGCTCGTGTCAGGATAGTAGATAATCAGATGTCAGATTGTCAATGATAAAGCACCATCCACATCTAAAGAGGAGACCGTCATAGTCAAGTAATTGAGTCTAAGGCCTATCCCTCATAATAAAAACAACTTCCCCATGAAGAGACTTGAAGATATAGACATCCACAAAAATACAAGAAAGCATTTGAAGTAACCCATGTAGAAAGTAGTAGAGTCCACCTTTAGTAAAAGACCAATAAagttgccaatggcctcatagTAGGAATCTTtcaaaaaatagagagaaaaatttggaatgCGAACCCAAAGAGGTGTAACACTGAGACGTTTAAAAAGGACATTGAAGGAAGTAGTCCAAGGATTAACGAACAGACAATGCTCTTTCCACGTCCTATCATCCAAAATCAAATTCTTATCTATATTGAAGAGTCAAGAGATGCAATGAAGAAACCCTTAGTGCAAGATATGAGCTCAATCATTCCCTAAACAAGAGGCCTCCATGGATCTAATATACACTTATGTAAATTAGGAATAAAAGGCAAAATATATTAAACCTACAAGCCAAGCTGCTATATATGTAAAAACATTTATTCTTAAGCGGATCCTTCCCACAAACGACCATATAGAAAGATTATGCAAGGGGGCGAGACCATAATTTTTCTCACAAAAGGTAGGCATGAGACCCATTACTAACATTATTCAGATAGTACCATCAACCTAACCCTAAAGCAATAGACTTATAACCTACATTGACACAACAATTAGGACAAGCATTAAAGGCTTTTTTGACATTGGGAACACCAAAGATCACCATAGAGACATTAGGGAGAGGAAGTGATAAAGGAAAAGTAGCAACAACTAAAATCTTACCATCAACAACAAGGCATGCAAAGGAGGCACATTTGTATGATTAGCAGGAGAGTCCAGAGCGACTTCAGAATGAACAAGAAAAAATAAAGTTGTAACACAAGAAACCATTTTCGTTCCACTAGAACTAAAAGAGCCAATTGGGTTGTAAAAATTTGGCATGCATTGCACAAGAGGTCCAATATGAGTTCTTAGGGAGCATGATAGTATCTAGAATCAATAGCTAGGAAAACAATAAGGAGAAAGAGCAAAGTGGAAGGTAGGTTTCAGACAAAAACACTCTACCATTGATCATTGCATCACCCTTAGACACTTGATTGAAAAAATATCATCGACTTTAAAAAATCCTTTAAAATAGTGCCTAGAGACAAACTGTGGCAGAGAATCGAGGAATTGGGTATCCCAAAGAAGAATAGAATAGCAATGTAAAAACTATATGAGAAAGTTAGAGCTAAAAGTAGAACAAATGATAGAATGATTGAATGTTTTGGTAGCGCATTGGTGTTAAATAGTGATTCCATCCATCCCCAATTTCCTTTAGCCTATACATTGAAAAACTAGAAGCTTGTTTAAGCGACACAAAAGGGGAGGGTATCCAATTGGATATGTATGCAATGAAGCTACTATTATATGTTCAAGATTTTATCCAAGTTTTAAAAACAACTAATGGCCTAAGGGAACATTTGAACACCTTGGAACACTTTTTCCAAGACATTGGGATGTGTGTGCACTATACCAagaccaaagtgatgattttttattAAATAGAAAAGCAAAATACCAATTTTGTTTTCGAAGCCAACTTACTAGAAATGGTGAAAGGATACAAGTATCTTCAAATTGATTTTCACAAGAAGCTTAGTTGGGAGTCGTGTAGAGAAAAAAGAATATAAGGATGATGGAAAGCTTCTTACCTCAAAACAATTGTACAAAAGCTAAAATttgggattggaaaaccaaaaaAAACTCATTTTGGTTTGTTGGTCACGACAATTATCATTGATGGATGCAAATTTTGGGGAACTAACATGTCAAATTGCAGTTGGAGATAATTAGAAAGACTCCAAAAGCACCTAATCACAAGTAGcatcaaattgaaattgtaattctTTATGAGATTATTTTGGTTGAGGCAAGGACTCTCTCAAAGGTATAGGGATTATTTTGGCTCTAGGTTACTTAAAGAAGGTTGACAAAATGGATAACCATCATTGGCCCAAAATAGTTATGGAGGAGTTAGGTTAGAG contains the following coding sequences:
- the LOC131055107 gene encoding serine/arginine-rich SC35-like splicing factor SCL28 isoform X2 produces the protein MKSSGHPKLKRRTPSPPPSSRRERERGEHSERRHAEEDANAFPTTLLVRNLSHETSKPRGFGFVKFRNAEDAAEAKRHMNNQIICGNQISVVFSKEDPKRPEEMLAKNRKT
- the LOC131055107 gene encoding serine/arginine-rich SC35-like splicing factor SCL30A isoform X3; this translates as MKSSGHPKLKRRTPSPPPSSRRERERGEHSERRHAEEDANAFPTTLLVRNLSHETRSEDIYNAFEGFGLVNDVYIPTNYHTRYMTDKGFIIFTLKSAAGIVKTLG